Proteins encoded together in one Telopea speciosissima isolate NSW1024214 ecotype Mountain lineage chromosome 4, Tspe_v1, whole genome shotgun sequence window:
- the LOC122658592 gene encoding interferon-related developmental regulator 2-like isoform X2: protein MGKRSSRRKNASMLDSDDDDTLSSSSTVISDWTVPEIEDSQVKLQGAGTKLLDECVDALFEKRGSTREKALSAIVDAFTNKLQHQFVEKNCVTLLHPCLNSIKKGSSKEKSLASRAIGLLALTVGCGNNAAEILEESIPPLSQALKSGLESTMSSVLECLAIVSFVGGNDPDATERSMQIMWQIIHPKLGPNVSASKIAPAVLTAAISAWSFLLTTVNECKINSKSWQDSISYFSNLLDKDDRSIRIAAGEAIALIFEIGQLDKLSGEDRHSSDSSVHEGNNSQERYAYIQGLKGKILSQVRNLSVEAGGKGSTNKKDLGSQRNLFRDVVEFLEDGYCPQTSIKIGGGILNTSTWSQLIQLNFLKRFLGGGFPKHMQENELLHDVFEFTPKKRQALGSELLTSGQKRLFKSPNSVLNKARTQFLNKQRMLSQDKNAGHFVCGPGSEEA from the exons ATGGGTAAAc GTAGTAGTCGTCGTAAGAATGCATCGATGTtggatagtgatgatgatgatactcTTAGTTCGTCATCAACGGTCATTTCTGACTGGACGGTTCCGGAGATAGAAGACTCGCAAGTAAAACTGCAAGGTGCTGGCACCAAATTATTAGATGAATGTGTGGATGCTTTATTTGAAAAGAG GGGATCCACAAGAGAGAAGGCTTTATCAGCGATTGTGGATGCTTTTACCAACAAGCTACAGCATCAATTTGTGGAGAAAAA CTGTGTTACTCTTCTTCATCCTTGCCTCAATTCCATAAAAAAGGGATCAAGCAAAGAGAAATCTCTAGCTTCACGTGCCATTG GATTGCTGGCTCTTACTGTTGGTTGCGGGAACAATGCTGCTGAAATTTTGGAAGAGTCAATTCCTCCTCTTTCTCAAGCTCTAAAATCTGGTTTAGAATCAACTATGTCATCT GTATTGGAATGTTTGGCTATTGTctcttttgttggtggaaatgaTCCAGATGCAACTGAAAGATCCATGCAAATTATGTGGCAAATTATTCATCCAAAGTTGGGTCCTAAC GTGAGTGCAAGTAAAATTGCACCTGCTGTATTAACCGCTGCAATATCTGCTTGGTCGTTTCTTCTTACGACTGTGAatgaatgtaaaataaattcaaaaagtTGGCAAGA CTCAATTTCTTACTTTTCGAATCTTCTAGACAAAGATGATCGATCCATCCGCATTGCGGCTGGTGAAGCAATAGCTCTTATTTTTGAGATAGGACAGCTAGATAAGTTATCTGGTGAAGACAGGCATTCTAGTGATAGCTCAGTTCATGAAGGCAATAATTCCCAAGAAAGATATGCTTATATACAAGGATTGAAGGGGAAAATCCTAAGTCAAGTGAGAAACCTTTCTGTTGAGGCAGGTGGTAAAGGTTCAACTAATAAGAAAGATCTTGGTAGCCAGAGGAACTTGTTCCGGGATGTTGTTGAATTTTTGGAG GATGGTTATTGTCCACAAACCTCAATAAAGATCGGTGGAGGTATACTAAACACATCAACATGGTCACAATTGATACAG TTGAACTTTTTGAAGCGTTTTCTGGGAGGTGGATTTCCCAAGCATATGCAG GAAAATGAACTGCTCCATGATGTTTTTGAGTTCACTCCTAAGAAAAGACAGGCTCTAGGCAGTGAACTTCTGACTAGCGGTCAAAAG AGGTTGTTCAAGTCACCAAATTCTGTCCTCAACAAGGCCAGGACTCAATTTCTGAACAAGCAGCGTATGTTATCTCAG GATAAGAATGCTGGGCACTTTGTATGTGGTCCTGGGAGTGAGGAAGCTTAA
- the LOC122658591 gene encoding ruvB-like 2, whose translation MAELKLSESKDLTRIERIGAHSHIRGLGLDSALEPRVVSEGMVGQASARKAAGVILQMIKEGKIAGRAVLLAGQPGTGKTAIAMGMAKSLGQETPFAMMAGSELFSLEMSKTEALMQAFRKAIGVRIKEETEIIEGEVVEIQIDRPAVSGAASKTGKLTLKTTEMETVYDLGAKMIEALSKEKVQSGDVIAIDKASGKITKLGRSFARSRDYDAMGPQTKFVQCPDGELQKRKEVVHSVTLHEIDVINSRTQGFLALFTGDTGEIRAEVREQIDTKVAEWREEGKAEIVPGVLFIDEVHMLDIECFSFLNRALENEMAPILVVATNRGITTIRGTNYKSPHGIPIDLLDRLLIISTQPYTEDEIRKILDIRSQEEDVEMSEDAKVLLTKIGVEASLRYAIHLITGAALACQKRKGKLVEMEDISRVYQLFLDVKRSTQYLMEYQSQYMFSEVPTREGDEDEAMVGLKEG comes from the exons ATGGCGGAGCTAAAGTTGTCAGAGAGCAAAGACCTAACTCGAATAGAGCGGATAGGTGCACATTCTCACATTCGCGGACTTGGGTTGGACTCAGCCCTAGAGCCAAGGGTTGTGTCGGAGGGCATGGTTGGACAAGCCTCAGCACGCAAGGCCGCAGGTGTCATCCTCCAGATgatcaaagaaggaaaaattgcTGGTCGAGCAGTCCTCCTCGCCGGGCAGCCAGGCACCGGAAAGACTGCCATTGCCATGGGCATGGCAAAGTCCCTCGGCCAAGAAACCCCCTTTGCAATGATGGCTGGCAGCGAGCTCTTCTCCCTCGAGATGTCCAAGACTGAAGCCCTAATGCAGGCTTTCCGCAAAGCCATAGGTGTCCGAATTAAGGAGGAGACCGAGATCATCGAAGGAGAGGTTGTCGAGATTCAGATTGATCGCCCTGCTGTTTCTGGTGCTGCTTCGAAGACTGGCAAGTTGACCCTGAAGACGACGGAGATGGAGACCGTCTACGATCTTGGTGCAAAGATGATTGAGGCTCTGAGCAAGGAGAAAGTCCAGAGTGGAGATGTCATTGCCATTGATAAGGCTTCTGGGAAGATCACAAAGCTTGGCAGATCATTTGCTAGGTCCAGGGATTACGATGCCATGGGTCCACAGACTAAGTTCGTGCAGTGCCCTGATGGAGAGTtgcagaagaggaaggaggTCGTGCACTCCGTCACGCTTCATGAGATTGATGTTATCAATAGCAG GACGCAGGGATTTCTTGCTCTCTTCACTGGAGATACTGGTGAAATCCGTGCAGAGGTGAGGGAGCAGATTGACACAAAGGTGGCAGAGTGGAGGGAGGAAGGGAAAGCAGAGATAGTGCCTGGGGTTCTGTTCATTGATGAGGTTCACATGCTTGACATTGAGTGCTTCTCATTTTTGAACCGTGCATTAGAGAATGAAATGGCACCAATTCTGGTTGTTGCCACCAACAGAGGGATCACAACCATCCGGGGCACAAATTACAAATCCCCTCATGGCATACCTATTGACCTTCTTGATCGATTGCTCATCATCTCCACACAGCCATACACAGAAGATGAGATACGTAAGATCCTTGACATCAGAAGCCAAGAAGAAGATGTTGAGATGTCTGAGGATGCAAAGGTCTTGTTGACAAAGATTGGGGTGGAAGCATCCTTGAGGTATGCAATCCACCTCATCACTGGAGCAGCATTGGCTTGCCAGAAGCGGAAGGGGAAACTTGTTGAAATGGAAGACATCAGTCGGGTGTATCAGCTGTTCCTGGATGTAAAGAGATCGACACAATATTTGATGGAATATCAGAGTCAATACATGTTCAGTGAAGTGCCAACAAGAGAGGGGGATGAAGATGAAGCCATGGTGGGTTTGAAAGAGGGGTAG
- the LOC122658592 gene encoding interferon-related developmental regulator 1-like isoform X1 — translation MGKRSSRRKNASMLDSDDDDTLSSSSTVISDWTVPEIEDSQVKLQGAGTKLLDECVDALFEKRGSTREKALSAIVDAFTNKLQHQFVEKNCVTLLHPCLNSIKKGSSKEKSLASRAIGLLALTVGCGNNAAEILEESIPPLSQALKSGLESTMSSVLECLAIVSFVGGNDPDATERSMQIMWQIIHPKLGPNVSASKIAPAVLTAAISAWSFLLTTVNECKINSKSWQDSISYFSNLLDKDDRSIRIAAGEAIALIFEIGQLDKLSGEDRHSSDSSVHEGNNSQERYAYIQGLKGKILSQVRNLSVEAGGKGSTNKKDLGSQRNLFRDVVEFLEDGYCPQTSIKIGGGILNTSTWSQLIQLNFLKRFLGGGFPKHMQENELLHDVFEFTPKKRQALGSELLTSGQKLSRKAMIHLPIVKHEASFQRLFKSPNSVLNKARTQFLNKQRMLSQDKNAGHFVCGPGSEEA, via the exons ATGGGTAAAc GTAGTAGTCGTCGTAAGAATGCATCGATGTtggatagtgatgatgatgatactcTTAGTTCGTCATCAACGGTCATTTCTGACTGGACGGTTCCGGAGATAGAAGACTCGCAAGTAAAACTGCAAGGTGCTGGCACCAAATTATTAGATGAATGTGTGGATGCTTTATTTGAAAAGAG GGGATCCACAAGAGAGAAGGCTTTATCAGCGATTGTGGATGCTTTTACCAACAAGCTACAGCATCAATTTGTGGAGAAAAA CTGTGTTACTCTTCTTCATCCTTGCCTCAATTCCATAAAAAAGGGATCAAGCAAAGAGAAATCTCTAGCTTCACGTGCCATTG GATTGCTGGCTCTTACTGTTGGTTGCGGGAACAATGCTGCTGAAATTTTGGAAGAGTCAATTCCTCCTCTTTCTCAAGCTCTAAAATCTGGTTTAGAATCAACTATGTCATCT GTATTGGAATGTTTGGCTATTGTctcttttgttggtggaaatgaTCCAGATGCAACTGAAAGATCCATGCAAATTATGTGGCAAATTATTCATCCAAAGTTGGGTCCTAAC GTGAGTGCAAGTAAAATTGCACCTGCTGTATTAACCGCTGCAATATCTGCTTGGTCGTTTCTTCTTACGACTGTGAatgaatgtaaaataaattcaaaaagtTGGCAAGA CTCAATTTCTTACTTTTCGAATCTTCTAGACAAAGATGATCGATCCATCCGCATTGCGGCTGGTGAAGCAATAGCTCTTATTTTTGAGATAGGACAGCTAGATAAGTTATCTGGTGAAGACAGGCATTCTAGTGATAGCTCAGTTCATGAAGGCAATAATTCCCAAGAAAGATATGCTTATATACAAGGATTGAAGGGGAAAATCCTAAGTCAAGTGAGAAACCTTTCTGTTGAGGCAGGTGGTAAAGGTTCAACTAATAAGAAAGATCTTGGTAGCCAGAGGAACTTGTTCCGGGATGTTGTTGAATTTTTGGAG GATGGTTATTGTCCACAAACCTCAATAAAGATCGGTGGAGGTATACTAAACACATCAACATGGTCACAATTGATACAG TTGAACTTTTTGAAGCGTTTTCTGGGAGGTGGATTTCCCAAGCATATGCAG GAAAATGAACTGCTCCATGATGTTTTTGAGTTCACTCCTAAGAAAAGACAGGCTCTAGGCAGTGAACTTCTGACTAGCGGTCAAAAG CTGTCCAGAAAAGCCATGATACATCTACCCATTGTAAAACATGAAGCTAGTTTTCAG AGGTTGTTCAAGTCACCAAATTCTGTCCTCAACAAGGCCAGGACTCAATTTCTGAACAAGCAGCGTATGTTATCTCAG GATAAGAATGCTGGGCACTTTGTATGTGGTCCTGGGAGTGAGGAAGCTTAA